A region from the Thauera humireducens genome encodes:
- a CDS encoding TRAP transporter large permease produces MTEFIIANMAPLMFASMILFLLFGFPVAFALAANGILFGLIGIELGLLHGALFQALPERIFGIMANDTLLAVPFFTFMGLILERSGMAEDLLDTIGQLFGPIRGGLAFAVIFVGALLAATTGVVAASVISMGLISLPIMMRYGYDHRLATGVIAASGTLAQIIPPSLVLIVMADQLGRSVGDMYQGALLPGLVLTSMYVAYVALVAILRPSHAPAMPLEARTLREADGSSGMRSLTVLAGVSVLGAWLFASQVYRADAPRDEVIVVSSMVGIGIAFVVAMVNRLFGVGLLSRMAERVTFVLIPPLGLIFLVLGTIFIGVATPTEGGAMGALGAVIMAVARKRLSMGLLKQAMDSTTKLSCFVLFILIGSSVFGLTFRGVNGDLWVEHLMTSLPGGQTGFLIAVNLLVFVLAFFLDYFELAFIIVPLLAPVADKLGIDLIWFGVLLAVNMQTSFLHPPFGFALFFLRSVASEKVKTASIYWGAVPFLIIQLVAVGLIIAFPGIVSYGDKSAKAVPQEELRLDQLLPGGGGAADQDASDLLRQLQGN; encoded by the coding sequence ATGACCGAATTCATCATCGCAAACATGGCGCCGCTGATGTTCGCGTCCATGATCCTGTTCCTGCTGTTCGGCTTCCCGGTCGCGTTCGCGCTCGCCGCCAACGGCATCCTGTTCGGGCTCATCGGCATCGAGCTCGGGCTGCTGCACGGCGCGCTGTTCCAGGCGCTGCCCGAGCGCATCTTCGGCATCATGGCCAACGACACGCTGCTCGCCGTGCCCTTCTTCACCTTCATGGGGTTGATCCTCGAGCGCAGCGGCATGGCCGAGGACCTGCTCGACACCATCGGCCAGCTCTTCGGGCCGATCCGCGGCGGTCTCGCCTTCGCGGTGATCTTCGTCGGTGCGCTGCTGGCGGCGACCACCGGCGTGGTGGCGGCCTCGGTGATCTCGATGGGCCTGATCTCGCTGCCGATCATGATGCGCTACGGCTACGACCATCGGCTGGCCACCGGCGTCATCGCTGCCTCCGGCACGCTGGCGCAGATCATTCCGCCCTCGCTGGTGCTGATCGTGATGGCCGACCAGCTCGGCCGCAGCGTCGGCGACATGTACCAGGGCGCCTTGCTCCCCGGCCTGGTGCTGACCTCGATGTACGTCGCCTATGTCGCGCTGGTGGCGATCTTGCGGCCGTCCCACGCGCCTGCGATGCCGCTCGAGGCGCGCACGCTGCGCGAGGCCGACGGTTCGAGCGGCATGCGTTCGCTGACGGTGCTTGCCGGCGTGTCCGTGCTCGGGGCATGGCTGTTCGCGAGCCAGGTCTATCGTGCCGATGCGCCGCGCGACGAGGTCATCGTCGTGTCGTCCATGGTCGGCATCGGCATCGCCTTCGTCGTCGCGATGGTGAACCGCTTGTTCGGCGTCGGCCTGCTGTCGCGCATGGCCGAGCGCGTGACCTTCGTGCTCATCCCACCGCTCGGGCTGATCTTCCTGGTGCTCGGCACCATCTTCATCGGTGTCGCCACGCCGACCGAAGGCGGTGCCATGGGGGCGCTCGGTGCGGTGATCATGGCGGTGGCGCGCAAGCGGCTGTCGATGGGGTTGCTCAAGCAGGCGATGGACTCGACCACCAAGCTGTCGTGCTTCGTGCTCTTCATCCTGATCGGCTCGAGCGTGTTCGGCCTCACCTTCCGCGGCGTCAACGGCGACCTGTGGGTCGAGCATCTGATGACCTCGCTGCCCGGCGGCCAGACCGGCTTCCTGATCGCGGTGAACCTGCTGGTGTTCGTGCTTGCCTTCTTCCTCGATTACTTCGAGCTCGCGTTCATCATCGTGCCGCTGCTCGCGCCGGTGGCGGACAAGCTGGGCATCGACCTCATCTGGTTCGGCGTGCTGCTGGCGGTGAACATGCAGACTTCCTTCCTGCACCCGCCATTCGGCTTTGCGCTGTTCTTCCTGCGCTCGGTCGCATCGGAGAAGGTGAAGACGGCATCGATCTACTGGGGTGCCGTGCCCTTCCTGATCATTCAGCTGGTAGCGGTGGGCCTGATCATCGCCTTCCCGGGCATCGTCTCCTACGGCGACAAGAGCGCCAAGGCGGTACCGCAGGAAGAACTGAGGCTCGACCAGTTGTTGCCGGGCGGGGGTGGGGCGGCCGACCAGGACGCCAGCGACCTGCTGCGGCAACTTCAGGGCAACTGA
- the aroG gene encoding 3-deoxy-7-phosphoheptulonate synthase AroG translates to MPASNKIHIDDVRIQEIKELVPPSHVLREFPATPKAAEVAFEARQSIHRILYGADDRLLVVIGPCSIHDPEAAMAYAGKLKAEAERLKDDLLVVMRVYFEKPRTTVGWKGLINDPGLDNSYRINDGVRLARKLLWEINELGLPAGTEFLDMITPQYIGDLISWGAIGARTTESQVHRELASGLSCPVGFKNGTDGNVRIAVDAIKAAQSPHHFLSVTKAGHSAIVSTRGNEDCHVILRGGKAPNYDAASVDTACKELAASGVQGKVMIDFSHANSRKQHRLQIEVANDVAAQMAAGEDRIIGVMVESHLKEGRQDLVPGKALEYGKSITDACIGWEDSLLVLDTLAEGVRQRRVKRAAQFE, encoded by the coding sequence ATGCCCGCTTCGAACAAGATCCACATCGACGATGTCCGCATCCAGGAGATCAAGGAGCTCGTGCCGCCTTCCCACGTGCTGCGCGAGTTCCCGGCTACGCCGAAGGCGGCCGAAGTCGCGTTCGAGGCACGCCAGTCGATCCACCGCATCCTGTACGGCGCGGACGACCGCCTGCTGGTCGTGATCGGCCCCTGTTCGATCCACGATCCGGAAGCCGCGATGGCGTACGCCGGCAAGCTCAAGGCCGAGGCCGAGCGCCTGAAAGACGACCTGCTCGTCGTGATGCGCGTCTACTTCGAGAAGCCGCGCACCACCGTGGGCTGGAAGGGCCTGATCAACGATCCCGGCCTCGACAACAGCTACCGCATCAACGACGGCGTGCGTCTGGCGCGCAAGCTCCTGTGGGAGATCAACGAGCTGGGCCTGCCGGCGGGCACCGAGTTCCTCGACATGATCACGCCGCAGTACATCGGCGACCTGATCTCCTGGGGCGCGATCGGCGCTCGCACCACCGAGAGCCAGGTGCACCGCGAGCTCGCTTCCGGCCTGTCCTGCCCGGTCGGCTTCAAGAACGGCACCGACGGCAACGTGCGCATCGCGGTCGATGCCATCAAGGCCGCGCAGTCGCCGCACCATTTCCTGTCGGTGACCAAGGCCGGCCACTCGGCCATCGTGTCGACCCGCGGCAACGAGGACTGCCACGTCATCCTGCGCGGTGGCAAGGCCCCGAACTACGATGCCGCCAGCGTCGACACCGCGTGCAAGGAGCTCGCCGCCAGCGGCGTGCAGGGCAAGGTGATGATCGACTTCTCGCATGCCAACAGCCGCAAGCAGCACCGCCTGCAGATCGAGGTGGCGAACGACGTCGCCGCGCAGATGGCGGCGGGCGAGGACCGCATCATCGGCGTGATGGTCGAGTCCCACCTCAAGGAAGGGCGCCAGGATCTGGTGCCGGGCAAGGCGCTCGAGTACGGCAAGAGCATCACCGACGCCTGCATCGGCTGGGAAGACAGCCTGCTGGTGCTCGACACCCTGGCCGAAGGCGTGCGTCAGCGCCGCGTGAAGCGCGCGGCGCAGTTCGAGTGA
- the msrP gene encoding protein-methionine-sulfoxide reductase catalytic subunit MsrP has product MLIHRPSDIVPSEITPRTLFEQRRQFMVRSGLGLAAGAALWHGLGGEARAANKLSTVASPLSTTEPLTNLKSVTTYNNFYEFGTDKGDPVQYAHRMATRPWTVKVEGLVGKPRTFDIDELLKLAPLEERIYRLRCVEGWSMVIPWVGFPLAALLKAVEPQGSAKYVEFLTHYDPEIMLRRPVLAWPYGEGLRLDEALHPLTILAVGLYGEVLPNQNGAPIRLVVPWKYGFKSAKSIVTIRLTEKQPPTAWNRAAPHEYGFYSNVNPEVSHPRWSQATERRIGEIRKRQTLMFNGYGEQVASLYQGMDLRKDY; this is encoded by the coding sequence ATGCTTATACACCGCCCCTCAGACATCGTTCCTTCCGAGATCACTCCTCGCACGCTTTTCGAACAACGTCGCCAGTTCATGGTCCGCAGCGGACTCGGCCTCGCGGCAGGCGCGGCGCTCTGGCACGGCCTGGGCGGCGAAGCCCGCGCAGCGAACAAGCTGTCGACCGTGGCGTCGCCGCTCAGCACCACCGAGCCGCTGACGAACCTCAAGTCGGTCACCACCTACAACAACTTCTACGAGTTCGGGACCGACAAGGGCGATCCGGTGCAGTACGCGCACCGGATGGCGACCCGCCCGTGGACGGTGAAGGTCGAGGGCCTGGTCGGCAAGCCGCGCACCTTCGACATCGACGAACTACTCAAGCTCGCCCCGCTGGAAGAGCGCATCTACCGCCTGCGCTGCGTCGAGGGCTGGTCGATGGTGATCCCGTGGGTCGGCTTCCCGCTCGCGGCGCTGCTGAAGGCGGTCGAACCGCAGGGCAGCGCGAAGTACGTCGAGTTCCTGACCCACTACGACCCCGAGATCATGCTGCGCCGCCCGGTGCTGGCCTGGCCCTACGGCGAGGGCCTGCGCCTGGACGAAGCCCTGCATCCGCTGACGATCCTCGCCGTCGGCCTGTACGGCGAGGTGCTGCCCAACCAGAACGGTGCGCCGATCCGTCTGGTCGTGCCCTGGAAGTACGGCTTCAAGAGCGCAAAGTCGATCGTGACGATCCGCCTCACCGAGAAGCAGCCGCCGACGGCCTGGAACCGCGCGGCGCCACACGAATACGGTTTCTACTCCAACGTGAACCCCGAGGTGTCGCACCCGCGCTGGAGCCAGGCCACCGAGCGCCGCATCGGCGAGATCCGCAAGCGCCAGACATTGATGTTCAACGGCTACGGTGAACAGGTCGCATCGCTGTACCAGGGCATGGACCTGCGCAAGGATTACTGA
- a CDS encoding histidine phosphatase family protein, producing the protein MKSQQTPISSNTCRVCLVRHGETAWNTERRLQGHIDIPLNDTGLSQAEATARSLAHAGLRFSALYSSDLERARQTAAAIARAHALPPKHDPRLRERHYGHFQGLTFDEAEHRHPENFRRFKARDPHFALPDDGESLNTLAARVHAALEDIAREHGGETVVVVTHGGVLDIAHRLATGQALQNAREFPIPNAALNWIEHTAGSWKLIAWADESHLQGALDELPDT; encoded by the coding sequence ATGAAATCACAACAAACGCCAATCTCCAGCAACACATGCCGAGTCTGCCTCGTGCGCCACGGCGAGACTGCCTGGAACACGGAGCGCAGGCTGCAGGGCCACATCGACATTCCCCTCAACGACACCGGCCTGAGCCAGGCGGAGGCCACCGCGCGCAGCCTCGCGCACGCCGGTCTGCGTTTTTCTGCGCTGTACAGCAGCGACCTCGAGCGCGCACGCCAGACCGCCGCCGCGATCGCCCGCGCCCACGCATTACCGCCGAAGCACGACCCGCGCCTGCGCGAACGCCACTACGGGCACTTCCAGGGCCTGACCTTCGATGAGGCCGAGCACCGCCACCCCGAGAACTTCCGCCGCTTCAAGGCGCGCGACCCGCACTTTGCCCTGCCCGACGACGGCGAGAGCCTGAATACGCTCGCCGCGCGCGTGCACGCGGCGCTCGAGGATATCGCCCGCGAGCACGGCGGCGAAACGGTGGTGGTGGTCACCCACGGCGGCGTGCTCGACATCGCGCATCGCCTGGCTACCGGGCAGGCACTGCAGAACGCGCGCGAGTTTCCGATTCCGAATGCGGCGCTGAACTGGATCGAGCACACCGCCGGAAGCTGGAAATTGATCGCCTGGGCCGACGAAAGCCATCTGCAGGGCGCGCTGGACGAACTGCCCGACACCTGA
- a CDS encoding TRAP transporter small permease subunit, whose amino-acid sequence MSSLLRLSRLIDWINERVGRSVMWLVLIAVVISAGNALVRKLFNTSSNALLEIQWYLFAAIFMLAAGYTFLRNEHVRIDILTSRLSPRGQNIVDVIGILFFLLPMAGLILWLSWPIVMTSVQSGEMSQNPGGLIRWPVKTLLPAGLALLVLQALSELIKRIAFLTGHGPNPLRRKSAGAGTEDLVAAIKAQSDKGGAAK is encoded by the coding sequence GTGTCCTCTCTGCTGCGCTTATCCCGGTTGATCGACTGGATCAATGAACGGGTCGGCCGTAGCGTGATGTGGCTGGTACTGATCGCGGTCGTGATCAGCGCCGGCAACGCGCTCGTCCGCAAGCTGTTTAACACAAGTTCCAATGCCCTGCTCGAGATCCAGTGGTACCTGTTTGCGGCTATCTTCATGCTCGCCGCGGGCTACACCTTCCTGCGCAACGAGCACGTGCGCATCGACATCCTGACCAGCCGGCTGTCGCCGCGCGGGCAGAACATTGTCGACGTCATCGGCATCCTGTTCTTCCTGCTGCCGATGGCCGGCCTCATCCTGTGGCTGTCGTGGCCGATCGTGATGACCTCGGTGCAGTCGGGCGAGATGTCGCAGAACCCCGGCGGCCTGATCCGATGGCCGGTGAAGACGCTGCTGCCGGCCGGGTTGGCGCTGCTCGTGCTGCAAGCCCTCTCCGAGTTGATCAAGCGCATCGCCTTCCTGACGGGACACGGCCCCAACCCGCTGCGCAGGAAGTCGGCAGGAGCCGGGACCGAAGACCTCGTCGCCGCGATCAAGGCGCAGAGCGACAAGGGAGGGGCGGCGAAATGA
- a CDS encoding methyltransferase → MSEQPQLHWTEGDTPHGAAWRSENGQPAPRRVVVADDTMTADAAWRLACEGTALLWRGDYHNARQLLQAMARRADRRPKKGADKARPFAESFHLHRMAQAQRARTLGMLLIPVEAGGRIALRRAPEVREALAEAFGDEHAALLQAPFVLALRELLGLIGAHEWRRKGVMVPALGDRIHPWYGVFSPIRGEYLDLIARAPLPSTARAFDIGAGTGVIAALLARRGVQQVVATDLSPRALGCARDNLARLGLDARVEVTEADLFPPGRAPLVVCNPPWVPAKPTAAVEQAVYDPDSRMLRGFLSGLAAHLEEGGEGWLILSDLAEHLGLRSRDELLGWIEAAGLKVLGRDDIRPRHGKAADETDPLYKARAAEITSLWRLGVRGA, encoded by the coding sequence GTGAGCGAACAACCGCAGTTGCACTGGACCGAGGGCGACACCCCGCACGGCGCCGCCTGGCGTTCCGAGAACGGCCAGCCGGCCCCCAGACGGGTGGTCGTGGCCGACGACACGATGACGGCGGACGCTGCCTGGCGCCTGGCCTGCGAAGGCACGGCGCTGCTGTGGCGGGGCGACTATCACAACGCCCGCCAGCTGCTGCAGGCGATGGCGCGGCGTGCCGACCGTCGGCCGAAGAAGGGAGCCGACAAGGCGCGCCCGTTCGCCGAAAGCTTCCATCTGCACCGCATGGCGCAGGCGCAGCGCGCCCGCACGCTGGGCATGCTGCTGATCCCGGTCGAGGCGGGCGGACGCATCGCGCTGCGGCGGGCGCCCGAGGTGCGCGAGGCGCTGGCCGAAGCCTTCGGCGACGAGCACGCCGCCTTGCTGCAGGCGCCCTTCGTGCTTGCGCTGCGCGAGCTGCTGGGCCTGATCGGCGCGCACGAGTGGCGGCGCAAGGGCGTGATGGTGCCGGCGCTCGGCGACCGCATCCATCCCTGGTATGGCGTGTTCTCGCCGATCCGCGGCGAGTACCTCGACCTCATCGCGCGCGCGCCGCTGCCTTCAACGGCGCGGGCCTTCGACATCGGTGCCGGCACCGGCGTCATCGCCGCGCTGCTCGCGCGCCGCGGCGTGCAGCAGGTGGTCGCCACCGATCTGTCGCCGCGGGCGCTGGGCTGTGCGCGCGACAACCTCGCCCGCCTCGGGCTCGACGCTCGTGTCGAGGTGACCGAGGCCGACCTCTTTCCGCCGGGTCGTGCGCCCCTGGTGGTGTGCAATCCGCCCTGGGTGCCGGCCAAGCCGACCGCTGCGGTGGAGCAGGCGGTCTACGACCCCGACAGCCGCATGCTGCGCGGCTTCTTGAGCGGGCTGGCCGCGCACCTGGAGGAGGGCGGCGAGGGCTGGCTGATCCTGTCGGATCTCGCCGAGCATCTCGGCCTGCGCAGCCGAGACGAACTGCTTGGCTGGATCGAAGCCGCGGGACTGAAGGTCCTTGGCCGCGACGACATCCGCCCGCGCCACGGCAAGGCTGCGGACGAGACCGATCCGCTCTACAAGGCGCGCGCGGCCGAAATCACCTCGTTGTGGCGGCTGGGCGTGCGGGGCGCCTGA
- the mog gene encoding molybdopterin adenylyltransferase has translation MSEHIRIGLVSISDRASDGTYEDQGIPALKDWLGKALTSPWCAETRLIPDERPLIERTLVDLVDTAGCNLVLTTGGTGPAVRDVTPEATLAIADKEMPGFGEEMRRISLNFVPTAILSRQVAVIRGRCLIINLPGQPKSIRETLEGVRDADGTVRHVGIFAAVPYCIDLIGGPYIETDDAVIKAFRPKHAIRPKQA, from the coding sequence ATGAGCGAACACATCCGCATCGGCCTCGTGTCGATCAGCGACCGCGCCTCCGACGGCACATATGAAGACCAGGGCATTCCCGCGCTGAAGGACTGGCTCGGCAAGGCGCTGACCTCGCCCTGGTGCGCCGAGACCCGGCTGATCCCGGACGAGCGTCCGCTGATCGAGCGAACGCTGGTCGACCTCGTCGATACCGCCGGCTGCAACCTCGTGCTGACCACTGGCGGCACGGGCCCTGCGGTGCGCGACGTCACACCCGAGGCCACGCTCGCCATCGCCGACAAGGAGATGCCGGGCTTCGGCGAGGAGATGCGCCGCATCAGCCTCAACTTCGTGCCCACCGCCATCCTGTCGCGCCAGGTCGCGGTCATCCGCGGTCGCTGCCTGATCATCAACCTGCCGGGCCAGCCCAAGTCGATCCGCGAGACGCTCGAGGGAGTGCGCGACGCCGACGGCACTGTGCGCCACGTCGGCATCTTCGCCGCCGTGCCGTACTGCATCGACCTCATCGGCGGGCCTTACATCGAAACGGACGACGCTGTGATCAAGGCCTTCCGCCCCAAGCACGCGATCCGGCCGAAGCAGGCCTGA
- the yjgA gene encoding ribosome biogenesis factor YjgA — protein MRSDSRHHGHHGHDEEDDFIEPPSKSSLKREMHALQDLGEQLVALSPERLKKVPLPDSLYEAVRAAQGFRMEARRRQMQYIGKLLRKIDPAPIQAQLDIFSGNSAAEVAKMHRLERLREQLLEDDRTLGTIAETWPEADLQYLRTLRRNALKEREAGKPPKSFREIFRVLRELQEAQDAAAEAQAGEGVDEHEDDGESGELRA, from the coding sequence ATGCGTTCAGATTCGCGCCACCACGGCCATCACGGCCACGATGAGGAAGACGACTTCATCGAACCGCCCAGCAAGAGCAGCCTCAAGCGCGAGATGCATGCGCTGCAGGATCTCGGCGAGCAGCTCGTCGCGCTGTCGCCCGAGCGCCTTAAGAAGGTGCCGCTGCCCGATTCCCTGTATGAGGCCGTCCGCGCCGCGCAGGGCTTCAGGATGGAAGCCCGCCGCCGCCAGATGCAGTACATCGGCAAGCTGCTGCGCAAGATCGACCCCGCGCCGATCCAGGCCCAGCTCGACATCTTCAGCGGCAACTCGGCCGCCGAAGTCGCGAAGATGCACCGCCTCGAGCGCCTGCGCGAGCAGCTGCTGGAGGACGACAGGACCCTCGGCACCATCGCCGAGACCTGGCCCGAGGCCGACCTGCAGTATCTGCGCACGCTGCGCCGCAATGCGCTCAAGGAGCGTGAGGCGGGCAAGCCGCCGAAGTCCTTCCGCGAGATCTTTCGCGTGCTGCGCGAGCTGCAGGAGGCGCAGGACGCCGCCGCCGAGGCGCAGGCGGGGGAAGGCGTTGACGAACACGAAGACGACGGCGAGAGCGGTGAACTGCGCGCCTGA
- a CDS encoding TRAP transporter substrate-binding protein, giving the protein MERRSFLKKAGVGLAAGAAVGLAACGKTEQQQAAPTAPAAPAAPAVQTGLPSIQWRMTSSFPKSIDTLYGSSELLVNRLREITGGKFDIRVFPAGEIVPGLQALDAVQQGTVEMCHSCSYYYVGKDKTFAFGTAVPFGLNARQMDAWIIGGGGQELLDEFYSAYNVYSFLGGNTGVQMGGWYRKQINTLEDIKGLKIRIAGIGGEILSRMGAIPQQIAGSDIYPSLEKGTIDAAEWVAPYDDEKLGFYKVAPHYYSPGFWEPGPVVHFYVNKAEWDKLPKEYQAAFRAASREAHIQMTAMYDHKNPQALARLLAQGVKLQNFSNEIMKKAYDVSRELYAEEAAKNPAWAKIYTEFEQYRKSQNAWFSVAEAGFDRFMQSVR; this is encoded by the coding sequence GTGGAACGTCGTTCATTCCTCAAGAAGGCCGGCGTCGGCCTGGCTGCCGGCGCTGCAGTCGGCCTCGCCGCCTGCGGCAAGACCGAGCAGCAGCAGGCCGCGCCGACAGCCCCCGCGGCGCCTGCCGCACCCGCCGTGCAAACCGGCCTGCCATCGATCCAATGGCGCATGACCTCGAGCTTCCCGAAGAGCATCGATACGCTCTACGGCAGCTCCGAACTGCTCGTCAATCGTCTGCGCGAGATCACCGGCGGCAAGTTCGACATCCGCGTATTCCCGGCCGGCGAGATCGTCCCCGGCCTGCAGGCGCTCGACGCCGTGCAGCAGGGCACGGTCGAGATGTGCCACTCGTGCTCGTACTACTACGTCGGCAAGGACAAGACCTTCGCCTTCGGCACCGCGGTGCCCTTCGGCCTCAACGCCCGCCAGATGGACGCCTGGATCATCGGCGGCGGCGGCCAGGAACTGCTCGACGAGTTCTACAGCGCCTACAACGTGTATTCCTTCCTCGGCGGCAACACCGGCGTGCAGATGGGCGGCTGGTACCGCAAGCAGATCAACACCCTGGAAGACATCAAGGGCCTGAAGATCCGCATCGCCGGCATCGGTGGCGAGATCCTGTCGCGCATGGGCGCGATCCCGCAGCAGATCGCCGGTTCGGACATCTACCCCTCGCTCGAGAAGGGCACGATCGATGCCGCCGAATGGGTCGCCCCGTATGACGACGAGAAGCTCGGCTTCTACAAGGTCGCGCCGCACTACTACTCGCCGGGCTTCTGGGAGCCGGGCCCGGTGGTGCACTTCTATGTAAACAAGGCCGAGTGGGACAAGCTGCCGAAGGAATACCAGGCCGCCTTCCGCGCAGCCTCGCGCGAGGCGCACATCCAGATGACCGCGATGTACGACCACAAGAACCCGCAGGCGCTCGCCCGCCTGCTGGCGCAGGGCGTGAAGCTGCAGAACTTCTCCAACGAGATCATGAAGAAGGCCTACGACGTGTCGCGCGAGCTGTACGCCGAGGAGGCCGCCAAGAACCCGGCCTGGGCCAAGATCTACACCGAGTTCGAGCAGTACCGGAAGTCGCAGAACGCCTGGTTCAGCGTCGCGGAAGCGGGCTTCGACCGCTTCATGCAGTCGGTGCGCTGA
- the pmbA gene encoding metalloprotease PmbA, which translates to MSDQGFSFSQAHLREIATDILRYARKRGASACETDVSEGFGQSVGVRKGEVETIEYNRDKGVGVTVYVGQQCGYASTSDFSKKALKATVEAALSIARFTAPDPCAGLADAALMAREKDMPDLDLFHPWTIDVNEAIALAQRCEDAAFAVDAKITNSEGANTSIQQSHFVSANSHGFIGGYATTRHGLSCSVIAGEGDGMQREYWYDSRRDPADLASPEDIGRLAGERALARLGAKKIRTCEVPVIFEAPLAVALIGNFVQAVSGGSLYRKSSFLLDSLGQPVFSPVVSIAERPHQKKAFGASPFDSDGVATREREVVTDGVLNGYFLSTYSARKLGLQTTGNAGGSHNLIVKPGDKDLAGLVRQMERGLLVTELLGHGVNYVTGDYSRGAAGFWVEKGKIKHAVEEITIAGNLRDMFRNIVAVGNDALPRGAKLCGSVLIERMKVAGR; encoded by the coding sequence ATGTCCGATCAAGGCTTCTCCTTCTCCCAGGCGCACCTGCGCGAAATCGCCACCGACATCCTCAGATACGCCCGCAAGCGTGGCGCCTCGGCCTGCGAGACCGACGTGTCGGAGGGCTTCGGCCAGTCGGTCGGGGTGCGCAAGGGCGAGGTCGAGACGATCGAGTACAACCGCGACAAGGGCGTGGGCGTCACGGTCTATGTCGGCCAGCAGTGCGGCTATGCGAGCACTTCGGACTTCTCGAAGAAGGCACTGAAGGCCACGGTCGAGGCCGCGCTGTCCATCGCCCGCTTCACTGCGCCGGACCCCTGCGCCGGCCTGGCCGACGCGGCGCTGATGGCGCGCGAGAAGGACATGCCCGACCTCGACCTGTTCCACCCGTGGACGATCGACGTGAACGAGGCCATCGCGCTGGCACAGCGTTGCGAGGATGCGGCCTTCGCGGTGGACGCGAAGATCACCAACTCCGAGGGCGCCAACACCTCGATCCAGCAATCGCATTTCGTCTCGGCCAACAGCCATGGCTTCATCGGCGGCTACGCCACGACCCGCCACGGCCTGTCGTGCTCGGTGATCGCCGGCGAGGGCGACGGCATGCAGCGCGAGTACTGGTACGACTCGCGGCGCGACCCGGCCGACCTCGCGAGCCCGGAAGACATCGGCCGCCTGGCGGGTGAACGCGCGCTGGCGCGCCTGGGCGCGAAGAAGATCCGCACCTGCGAAGTGCCGGTCATCTTCGAGGCACCGCTGGCGGTGGCCCTGATCGGCAACTTCGTGCAGGCGGTCAGTGGCGGCTCGCTGTATCGCAAGTCGAGCTTCCTGCTCGACAGCCTGGGCCAGCCGGTGTTCTCGCCGGTGGTGAGCATCGCCGAGCGACCGCACCAGAAGAAGGCCTTCGGCGCCTCCCCCTTCGACAGCGACGGCGTCGCCACCCGCGAGCGCGAGGTCGTCACCGACGGCGTGCTCAACGGCTACTTCCTGTCGACCTATTCGGCGCGCAAGCTCGGCCTGCAGACCACCGGCAACGCCGGGGGCTCGCACAACCTGATCGTGAAGCCGGGCGACAAGGACCTGGCGGGCCTCGTCAGGCAGATGGAACGCGGACTGCTCGTGACCGAGCTGCTCGGCCACGGCGTGAACTATGTCACTGGCGATTATTCGCGCGGCGCGGCAGGCTTCTGGGTCGAGAAGGGCAAGATCAAGCACGCGGTGGAAGAAATCACCATCGCCGGCAACCTGCGCGACATGTTCCGCAACATCGTCGCGGTGGGTAACGATGCCCTGCCGCGCGGCGCCAAGCTGTGCGGCTCGGTGCTGATCGAACGCATGAAGGTGGCCGGGCGCTGA
- a CDS encoding sulfite oxidase heme-binding subunit YedZ has product MPTFLRAPSGAQIALIKAVVFLICLLPALNLALGWYEDALGANPIETITRASGEWTLRFLLITLAVTPLRRYTGLHWLLRLRRMLGLFAFAYGAAHLTTYLWLDQFFDWQAIANDILERPFITVGFAAFVLLIPLAATSNSFAIRKLGGRRWQSLHRSSYAIAILGVVHFWWLVKADLLEPLVYALILAVLLGLRAWWRELERRRQLSVPPPAKHLERPVIRIVPK; this is encoded by the coding sequence ATGCCCACTTTCCTGCGCGCGCCCTCCGGCGCGCAGATTGCCCTGATCAAGGCGGTCGTCTTCCTGATCTGCCTGCTGCCTGCCCTGAACCTCGCGCTCGGGTGGTACGAGGACGCCCTCGGCGCCAACCCGATCGAGACCATCACCCGCGCCAGCGGCGAATGGACGCTGCGCTTCCTGCTGATCACGCTCGCCGTCACCCCGCTGCGCCGCTACACCGGCCTGCACTGGCTGCTGCGCCTGCGCCGCATGCTCGGGCTCTTCGCCTTTGCCTATGGCGCAGCGCACCTGACGACCTACCTCTGGCTGGACCAGTTCTTCGACTGGCAGGCGATCGCCAACGACATCCTCGAGCGCCCCTTCATCACCGTGGGATTCGCCGCCTTCGTGCTGCTGATCCCGCTCGCGGCGACCTCGAACAGTTTCGCCATCCGCAAGCTGGGTGGCCGGCGCTGGCAATCCCTCCACCGCTCGAGCTACGCGATCGCCATCCTCGGCGTGGTGCATTTCTGGTGGCTGGTGAAGGCCGACCTGCTCGAACCGCTCGTCTATGCGCTGATCCTGGCGGTGCTGCTCGGCCTGCGCGCCTGGTGGCGCGAACTCGAACGGCGGCGTCAGCTGTCGGTGCCGCCGCCAGCCAAGCATCTCGAGCGGCCGGTCATCCGCATCGTGCCGAAGTAG